The genomic interval CCAATGCTTCCAAAATAGCCTGGATTGACTCTTCTTTCGCACTTTGAATAAATCCACAGGTATTAACAATTATTACATCCGAGTTCTCCGGGGACTCAATTACATCAAAACTATTGGCATTAAGCTGCCCCATCAATATTTCGGAATCGACAACATTTTTAGAACACCCTAGTGTTGTGATGTGAACTTTTTTATTTAAAGATACTGCCATTACTTACCAAATAGCCCTTCTACAAATTCTTCAGGATTAAAAATTTCCATATCAGATACTTTTTCGCCTAATCCAATATAACGCACAGGAATCCCAAGCTCTCTTTTAATTCCAAGAACCACGCCGCCCTTTGCAGTGCCATCCAGCTTAGTTAAAAAAATTGAATTCACTTTTGCTGTTTTTATAAATTCTCTGGCCTGGTTAACTGCATTCTGACCATTACCCGCATCAAGAACCAAAATTGTTTCATGAGGGCCATCGGAAATTTGCCGCTCAATTACCCTGTACATCTTTTCCAACTCACTCATCAGGTTTACTTTTGTGTGTAACCGTCCAGCTGTATCGATTATCAAAACATCGCTTTTTCGGGCAAGAGCAGCCTCGCATGCATCAAAAACTACCGCAGCCGGATCAGCATTGGCATGATGCTTAATAACATCAGTTTCTAATCGCTCTCCCCATGTGGATAATTGCTCTATAGCTGCCGCACGGAATGTATCTGCTGCAGCCAATAAAACTGTTTTTCCCTGATTCTTATAATAATTTGTCAGTTTTGCAATAGAGGTTGTTTTTCCCGTTCCATTTACACCAACTACAAAAATAACCTGGGGTTTAGTTTTTGCTGGTTCCAGTGGTTCAAATTCCAGTAACTGTTTAACTTCATCGATGATAATAGAATCAAGCTCTTCAGATGATTGATATTTTTCTTTTTTCACACGTTTACGAATATTGTCTAAAACGTGCAATGAAGTCTCAACTCCAACATCTCCGGTTATAAGAATCTCTTCAATTTCTTCTAAAAGATCTTCATCAATTTTACGTTTTCCTGTTACAATTCTATTAATTTTTGAAAAAACGCCTTCACGGGTTTTTGTCAAACTTGCTTTAATTTTCCCAAACATTCGTACTACTCACCTTTT from Calditrichota bacterium carries:
- the ftsY gene encoding signal recognition particle-docking protein FtsY, with translation MFGKIKASLTKTREGVFSKINRIVTGKRKIDEDLLEEIEEILITGDVGVETSLHVLDNIRKRVKKEKYQSSEELDSIIIDEVKQLLEFEPLEPAKTKPQVIFVVGVNGTGKTTSIAKLTNYYKNQGKTVLLAAADTFRAAAIEQLSTWGERLETDVIKHHANADPAAVVFDACEAALARKSDVLIIDTAGRLHTKVNLMSELEKMYRVIERQISDGPHETILVLDAGNGQNAVNQAREFIKTAKVNSIFLTKLDGTAKGGVVLGIKRELGIPVRYIGLGEKVSDMEIFNPEEFVEGLFGK